In the Paraburkholderia acidisoli genome, one interval contains:
- a CDS encoding nuclear transport factor 2 family protein yields MADHDPNRYAALIRRYFDACNEADYDKLVSCFTPDAVHYFPAGLPDIPWRGADTIARKWQWCVAELGSQWTIEKILVSHDSHEAVIEWTHWKSKLNTALRGDEWYVFDPETVRIKEIRAYYASPADKTVAINELVDFDYEGRGYHLEAKS; encoded by the coding sequence ATGGCCGATCACGATCCGAACCGCTACGCAGCGCTCATTCGCCGCTACTTCGACGCCTGCAACGAGGCCGACTACGACAAACTCGTCTCGTGCTTCACGCCCGATGCCGTGCACTATTTCCCGGCCGGGCTGCCCGACATTCCGTGGCGCGGCGCCGACACCATCGCGCGCAAATGGCAATGGTGCGTGGCCGAACTCGGCTCGCAATGGACCATCGAAAAGATCCTCGTCTCGCACGACTCGCATGAAGCCGTGATCGAGTGGACGCACTGGAAGTCAAAGCTCAACACTGCGCTGCGCGGCGACGAGTGGTACGTATTCGACCCGGAAACCGTCCGCATCAAGGAGATTCGCGCGTACTACGCCTCGCCCGCCGACAAGACCGTGGCGATCAACGAACTCGTCGATTTCGACTACGAAGGACGCGGCTACCACCTGGAGGCCAAATCGTGA